The Rhea pennata isolate bPtePen1 chromosome 23, bPtePen1.pri, whole genome shotgun sequence genomic interval TTGGGAACATCAGTAATCTGCCTACAGAGAAGCTTTTCCTGATTCCATCAGTTAAGGGTTTCAGACTAGCAGCTTCAGGACAGAAGTGAACCCCTGAGCATCACTGAGCTAAACATACATGATATTCTGATATCCTTTTGAAATCTATTGACCAGTGAACATTGTCTATAGCCACACAAAGATCCCATTCTACAGAAAAAAGGATGTGTGAGCAGGTCAGATACAATAACATgggccagaaaaaaaagattcctgcCCTCTCCCCCTGTAACAGCCTCACAGGGCTGAGCCATCCAAGGGCTGGCCATGTCCTCTGTTAGCATGGCTGTTTCAGAGTCCATTCTAAAACGAACAGCAGTGTAAACAGGAAGCAGAGCTGACAGGAGACACACTGCAGATGGCTGCGAGCCCTGTGGAGGGAAGAGCAATGACCTACCATCCTTCCAAAGGCCAAGGAACCAGCCTGATCCTCAGCACGCTAGtcatttctcagctttttgAGTGCTATtctgaagacaaaggagatGCAACATTCAGGAATGTCCATATTCTCTTCCAAAAGAGGCACCTCAAAAACTTCTAACATGGAGACAGGATAACCCAGAAGATGAGGACCAAGAGATTTTTCACAGGGCTTCCTAGAATTCTGGGTCATCCCAAACACTGCTTTGGCTTTAGTATGTCTCCTCCATGCCCTATATATAGGGTTAAGGAGTTCTTGGtctaaatcatgtttttttcctatgaagtATCCACTTCGGGGCACACAGATACTAACAATATTGCCTGTATTTTTTGTCTGTTAACACTAGGccagccttaaaaaaaatattcaaaattataGCCCTAGCTAAGTAAATTCAAACTAATGCCAACAACTCTTcatctatttcaaaaaaaaatgttacagaagtAACTGCAGAGGAAAGAGCAATCATGTGGTCTCTATCctataaaaaggaagaaatggcacaaaaataagacagaagaaatgacagatttcctcctttcctgccATGCTGGTGATAGCCTGCCTTTCAGGAAGACAAACCATCTCTCGATAAAGCAGATTAGGGAAATAAGGCAGCTCCAACACCTTTGtaaataccagaaaaaaatattactcaaAAGTAGACTTTTAAATACCAGAGGCTTCAGAGGAAATATCCAAGAAAATGCTTCTCAGAAGTGAATAGTAACAGAGTATTTGACAATCACACATTGCAGCTGGAAAAGCCACAGATTTCCAAAGCTTGGTAGAGGAGCCAGAAAAGCACCCAAACACACAATTTTGTCCCAGCTCTTCCCTAGCCATTCACCAGCAGCCAGTGCAGCCAACAGGATACTGAGCTTATCAGACCTTTGGCCTGGGCCAGGAAAGCCTTCCCTATACTCCTATGACAAGTTTTCCAAATTagtaatatttctttattattttcaaaacaaggaGCTAATGGATAGATTCAATACAAATCTAAACAGAGAGACCTCAATATCAAAGCCTACACAGTAAAGACATGTAACCACTATCACATCCCACCTATTTAGCTTTCAGGAAGCACAGGATAACTCCTAATATGCTTCAGCCAGGCTAACCATAAAGTATATCCAGCATTCCCATGATATCTCAGGGAAGGGGGAAATGATTAATATAACCACATGTACAAAATatctagaaaatgaaaaatcaagaaGACATGATCTGAAAGAAACTATATAACAATGTAAAACCAAACCATATTCAATAAAGAACAGTTTGAAAAGCAGCTGAGCTATTTCTTAAAGAAGTAAAATCCCAACTATGACTTTTGAGTCATCCtctaacaggaaaaagaaaataggcttcaagtaattttaaaactgtcCCTACCCTCAGACTTCTTGGGCATAAAGTAACCATTTAGAAGGTGCTAAAAACTTCTCTATACTCAGTGGGAGCATTTGGCTTAAGTTTGCTTCTGAGTTTATTGTACGGATAAGGTTTTAGAACTTGCttaataaaatacagcttaaGGATTACAACTTTACAGTCCGGGAAAGAGACTAAGGTgccaattcttttttctttcagaagatgACATAAACTGTACTTCCTAGAAGACAGAACTAGGTCCAGCTGCCCGAGCGAGTTCCCACCTTGCTGAAAGGCGCAGTGAGCCCGAGCCGGGGCCCCCGGgaggccccgctgccccccttCCTCCGCAGacagcgccgcggccccgggccggcccgccacccccggcccgccgccctccgcccGCTCGGCCCCACCTGGtctgcgccgcggccgcgccgctcgccgcTCCGGTCGCAGCGCTGGGCTGGCAGGCGCCGAGCGgcgcccccgccggcggcgccgagccgagcccgccccggcggggcggagcggggccggcgccgccccgggggctgccCCCGCTGCCAGCCCCCGCTCGCCTCACCGCCGAGGCGAGGCTCTcgccggccggcggcggcgggcgggccgccCGAGagcgcgccggccgccccgctgcccgaGGCCGGCCCTCGCGAGCCGCCCGCGGAACAGCGGCTCcgcgctcggcgctgcccgccgcgcggCCACCCGCCGCCTACACTTCCGCGGCCGAGCGGCGGCcgagcgccgcgggccgcgccgcggagggAGGAAGCCGcgggcccgcgcccgccggcgccccggggggcggcagccgcccggccccggcagccccacACGCAGCACGGCGGCGGAGCCAGGCGGCGCCCAGCCCTGAGAGACCCCGAGGCGAGAGCCGTGGCCACcagcgccggcccggcccggccgcctcggggcgccggggggaggcggcggcagcgcccctGCCCACCGGCGGAGGCGCCCAGAGCGCCGGACCGCCCGTCGCCATGGAGACTCACACTTCCTCCCACCCCGACAGCACCCGCGCCCGCCGGGCTCTTCACGGGCAGCTTCCGGGCGGTGGGCGGGGCTAGGCtaggggcggggcggggccggtCCGCCAATCGGCAGTCGGGCCTgccggccgggggcggggccgccggccgggaAGCAGGACGGGCGCGTGTCGTCGCTGCCGCCGCGCCATCGTCTCCCGCCGCCATGTCGGCCGCCTTCAGGAAGGCCGCCAAGTCGGGGCAGCGCCCGCACCGCGAGCGGGCACAGGTCAGTGCGCGACTTCGTCCCTCCTCGGGctggggccgccgccgccgccgggccgccgcggcgcggcgcggtgcggtcccggcggccgcgccgaCGCTGCGTGTCCCCTATAGCCGGCTGCGAGGAAGAAGCTGGGGCTGCTGGAGAAGAAGAAGGACTACCGGCTGCGAGCCGCGTGAGTGCCCCGGCCCCCGGACCCGGACCCCGGACCCGGACCCCGCCCCGGACCCCAGACCCGGCCCCCGGacccggcccccgccccggacccggcccccgccccggccccagaGTCGCCCCTGGACCCCCgggcccccgccccggcccctaGCCCTGAACCTCCAGCGCCTGAACCCTCTCCCAACCCCTGGCCTGCGCCCTGCGGCGAGGCCTTCCGCAGCCCTGCGGCGGCCTGATCACCCGCCGTGCCCCCTCCAGCGACTACCACAAGAAGCAGGAGGCCCTGCGGGCGCTGCAGAAGAAGGCGCTGGACAAGAACCCCGATGAGTTCTACTTCCAGATGACGCACACCAAGCTGCAGGTGAGACCTGAGGCACTGCGACAGGTCGCTCCCgccttttcctctcttgtttccattttaatgtGTGGGTTAGTTACCAGCGTAGAAGGTTTGGCACAATTGAGAGACTTGGGAGAAGGGAGAGCATCTGTGGGCACCGGACAGCAGAGgccttctgctttctgtgagAGCTCGCTGCGGCGGGGGAGACACCCGCACTTCTGAGTACAGTCTGCCATCTGGTTTTAGGATGGAGTTCATGTAATTAAGCAGCCAAAGGATGAGGTGACCCCTGAACAAGTGAAAGTGATGAGGACACAGGATCTCAAGTATGTGGAAATGAAAAGAGTGGCAGAAGCCAAGgtaatactttgttttttcagtgttcCTCAATTGGCTGAGGaactttaactttctttttttttgtggttgttgGCTGTTTGTGTTTATGGTTGGTGAAATTGGGTTTGTGTAATACCAGAAATGACAGGTGAAAATGTCAGTGGAGTTCTGTATGGATCCTCAGGGTGTAACCTGTACTAAAAGCCTCACTGTATATTGGATGTCCTAAAATAAGGCAAATTTCTGCGCAAATTTCAGAtgttaaacactttttttctcatatttaacAAGCATAGAGGATTATTGTTACTGAAATAGGTTGAATATTCTAGGCAGACAGTACACATTTGACaacttctgaaaatgatttattccCTGGTATTGGTCCACATGTTACCACTAGTGGAACTACATTAAACAATGTGGTCAACGTACTTAATCAAAGCTAAATAAATTCAGCTTTGGATTTTCCTTCAGACTTTTGCTAGCATTTTCAAGGTaatcctttctgttttgtctGATATCAAGGTAAGTTACACatgtttgaaaaatgatttGTGCATATTTGGCTGGGTAGTACTAGAAATTACTGTTAACCTCAACCTGAGAAGGTTTTGAGGAGACAACATAAATATAGACTAGATATGTttaaagaagactgaaaaagaagacagaTCTTTTTCAGATTCACCTTGTTACAGATACTCAGCAAAACTGAGAtcaacttttcctttctgcagaaaatcgAAAGGCTGAAGTCGGAGCTCCATCTCCTGGATGCTGAGGGGAAGCAGCCCAACAAGCATGTGTTCTTCTTTGATACCAAAAAAGAAGGTAAGATACATAAAGCCTTtgtctgaacttttttttttttttttttttttttttttttttttatgttttctttcaggttGTGTAAAATCTGTAGAATACTGTGGTGTTTTCTTTATGCTGTTGTCATAAAAGAAGCTTCTATTTCAGGAAAAGTAGTTTAAGCATTCTGAAAATCCCTTTTGATAGCTAGAGAAGGCCTTATTTCTGCAAGAGCTATCTTACTAGGGGTCTCTCCATTGCTGACTGTACATAAGCTCCATTTGGAAGGTTTGTTGAGCATTAGTCTAAGAAGTGTGGGAGTTTTTATTcctattattcttttttttttatttttagttcgAGAGTTCGATATTGCAACTCATCTGAATACTGTTCCAGAACTAGTAGATAGAGTGTACAACCGACCAACCATTGCAAAATTACAGAAGGAGACACTGAAAGGAGCTACGGATCCTGCCCTCTTAAAGGTAGTCTGTGCTGCCACTATTCGTTTTGTAGTGCTCTTAACTTACTCTTTACCTCTTTTTTGTAATAAATCCTCAAAAGGGTTCACTGGAATGTTTTGGAGGAGGACAAAATTGTTCTGTTATCCTAGAATTTTTTTCGGTGACACAGGCCTATACCATATGTCACATAATCATGAATATCTGTAGACCTACGGTCAAATCATGGACCAACATGGAGAATTTGTTTAGTCATATCACAGATCACTATGGATTATAAATCAAGAGTTGTGACTGGTATTCTTTGCAGAAATATGGGCCACGGTGGAGTGGTTTAGATTTGACTGGAGATGTTCCTTGACAAATTTCATACACTTCTCTGTTACACAACATAAACCTATGGGAACATCTTTTCATTAGATTACTGTAGTTTTAGGTGTGATTTAACAGCATCTCACTAGTAAATCTTCTCCACAGCTCAAAAAAAACCTTGTACTCCTGCATAGGTGATGTGAAAGAGCTTCTTCCAACATAGCTATATCTATGAAATTTCAGTTACAGAgtttattctccttttctttatgATTGCCAACAATCATAGTAGTCTTTCTGttgcagaaataaaaggttAGGGTTCTGATCTCATGGTATTTTTTCCCGTTAGGTTCTGAGCATAGTATGATTTGAGATTCGGGGTTTGTCTCCCCCGACTCTCCCCCTACCTTTCTTCTCAAAGACATTTAACCTGTAGTCTCATTTCTCAGCTTTcctgatttaaaatgtttcatgatTCTTCAGCATGAATTGCTTATACAGCATCAACTTTTGATTCTGATGCTTTAATATCACAGCAGTGCAGTCCTAGAAATAGCTAAACTTGACTCTAGCACTATAAATATCTCCTAATTAGTTTTGATGTAGTGGACAGTCTTATAAGCTTGAGTCAGTATGTatatggtaaaaataaaattgtctgAAATAGCTGATTGGTAAATTTGTAGTCTGTTGTCTTCTGATTCAGATGTCAGATAACATCCTGTGGTCCCTTCCATCTTGCCAGCTTTCTCAATTTGACTTGTCAGTAAAGCAGTTGGACAAGTTTTAGACTGATGCATCTTCTCTGAATGTCTGAGTCATATTGTAAGCATGTTGGGATCTGTTCTCTTTAGATGTAATTACTTAAATCACACCTGCAGTAATACCATTTTGTGCTGGGAAAACCATCAGTTCTTGGTAGATAAGCATGACCAAACAAATTGCATTTTTGCAATGTGCAGCTCTAGGTACTTCAGGAATTGGTCACAggccttttttcctctctgaataAAGAGTTGTGGGTTTTCCTTTCAAAGTTAAATATTCTCTTACGCTCAACATTGAAGGTGAGTTAGAAAATTGAGGTTTCCAAAAACTACCTGCCAAATGCGGCTCCATAGTATCCAAGCCAGGttagaagaaactttttttagTTTGGATTTAAGAGATTAAAACAAGCAAGGAGAATCAAGTCCTAACTAGAAAACCTCTAGTCTGATAATAAAGGTGTTGCATAGTTTTCTGGAATCTAGCCACAGTACAGAAACAGCATTCATTAGAAGAGCTCTGTTGTTAaggtttaaaatgcaaaaaagtcTGTGAGGGCCAAGCTCTCAGAAGGGATCAGTTCCAGACCAATgtcttgtttctttatttcttaaaaatgcttctttttcttctccagaaattAGCCCAACAGAGGAAGAATCAGTATGACCTCCTGAAGCAGCGTATTGAGCGAGAAAAGACAATGTTTGTTATTGCACAGAAAATCCAGACACGCAAAGATCTTTTGGTGAGGGATTTAGTTTTGGGATCTGTTTTGTTAAGATCTTTAGGTCTAGTTTTGTATGTATGTACTTCTTCATTACAGTTTTATGTTGACGTCCAGTTTTATACTGACATTTCCAGGTAACTCCTAAAAGTAAGTAACTCTTTAGtatgaagaagagaagaagatgGTTTCCCAAAGTATTCAATCTGTAACATGACTAGtaacttaaattaaaaaaagaataataatctGCTATTACAACTCTACCACATTAGCAAGGACAAAGATTTAACTCTTGAAATGGTGTACCCAGTCCTTTCTGTACTACTATTGCTGTCATCTCTCAAGTACCAAAGTAGTGCTTTCAAGTagcagaaaaaaggaagaagttctATAGCTTACaacaaaacctttaaaatcCTAATGAGCAGAAGCTACTTGTTTTGCTGGAATTTTCCATCCACTGGTGCCTATGAACAAAACATTGTGTCTGACAAACTaaaattagaaaagcaaatggaaatatAACCCCCATTTAAATAATGGAAAGTGTTCACTTTTCACTAACACTTCTTCAGTCTCGGGCAGGGCTTTTGTAAAGAGGTTTCTTCTTATATGCTAGCAAGTGAAGtagttttcttgttcttttttcaggACAAAACTCAGAAAGTGAAGGTGAAGAAAGAGACAACAAATAGTCCAGCTATTTACAAGTTCAAATTTCAGCGGAAACGTTAACTCTTCCATGAAATAACTAATGTAATCatctctgtttaaaagaaaggatTCTCCTTATGAAGAAGTACTGATGCACTGTCAATATCAGTCTGACTTCCACTGCAGCCTAATGCTTTATCAAAACAAATTA includes:
- the UTP11 gene encoding probable U3 small nucleolar RNA-associated protein 11 isoform X1, whose translation is MSAAFRKAAKSGQRPHRERAQPAARKKLGLLEKKKDYRLRAADYHKKQEALRALQKKALDKNPDEFYFQMTHTKLQDGVHVIKQPKDEVTPEQVKVMRTQDLKYVEMKRVAEAKKIERLKSELHLLDAEGKQPNKHVFFFDTKKEVREFDIATHLNTVPELVDRVYNRPTIAKLQKETLKGATDPALLKKLAQQRKNQYDLLKQRIEREKTMFVIAQKIQTRKDLLDKTQKVKVKKETTNSPAIYKFKFQRKR
- the UTP11 gene encoding probable U3 small nucleolar RNA-associated protein 11 isoform X2; translation: MSAAFRKAAKSGQRPHRERAQPAARKKLGLLEKKKDYRLRAADYHKKQEALRALQKKALDKNPDEFYFQMTHTKLQKIERLKSELHLLDAEGKQPNKHVFFFDTKKEVREFDIATHLNTVPELVDRVYNRPTIAKLQKETLKGATDPALLKKLAQQRKNQYDLLKQRIEREKTMFVIAQKIQTRKDLLDKTQKVKVKKETTNSPAIYKFKFQRKR